A segment of the Candidatus Doudnabacteria bacterium genome:
CTTTAACTGTAATCGGTTTTTCCTTTTTTATGCCGGCCTCGGCGTATTCCAGCGGTTTTGCGGATGCATATTTGACCAGCAACTCAACGGCATATTCAGCCGCAGCCATTGCCAAGCCCACCGGCAATGATTTTTCAAAACGGCTTGAAGCATCAGTGCGGAGCCCCAAATTTCTTGCAGTTCTTCTTATGGAGACGCTATTGAAATTGGCTGCTTCCAGAATAACTTCACCGGTAAAATCGATGACCGCACTTTCCGCGCCGCCCATAACGCCGGCGATGGCTAAGGGTTTTTTCGCATCCGCAATAACCAGCATATTGGTGGTCAATTTCCGTTCCACACCGTCAAGCGTTTTTAGGCTCTCATTAAGGTAAGCCTTACGGACATTGATCGGGCCGGTAACCATGGTTGCGTCAAAAGCATGCAAGGGCTGGCCTATTTCCAGCATGACATAGTTGGTAATATCCACCACGTTGTTTATCGGCCGCATTCCTGAAAGTTTCAACCGGTCTTGGATGAATTTCGGGGACTCTTTGATCTTTATATTTACCAAACGCACGCCGATATATTTACTGCAAAGAGCCGGGTCCGATATCCGAACTTTCAAGACTTTGGACGGTAAATTGGCCAGTTTTGATTTTTTATTCTTTATTTTATACTTGGCGCCGGTCAGAGCGCTGATCTCCCACGCCACGCCCCGATACGAAATAAGGTCCGGGCGGTTTGCCGGCACTGAAACGTCAAGCATCGGCTCGCTGGAACTATTTTTTATTGCAAACGGTTCTCCAAGCTTACTGCCGGAATCCAGGAGCAAAATCCCGCCGCCGTCTGCGCCCAGACCCAATTCTTTCGCCGAGCAGATCATGCCCTGCGACTCAACCCCGCGGATAATTGCTTTTGACAGCGTAAAAGGCTTTCCGTCCGGATCATGCTGATCATGGGGAATGATACCGCCCGGCAAGGCCAAAGGAACTGTAGCGCCAACATCAAAATTCCATGCGCCGCAAACCACCGGCCCGAACGTATTCCTGCCGTCAGTTAAAGTGATTATCCGCAAACGGTCCGCATTCGGATGTTTTTCTATTTTTGTTACTTTGGCGACTATGATCCCTGAAAATACTTTTTGATCTGCATCCGCTTCCGTTTCAAACGCATGCAATGACAAAAACTCAGCCAGTTTATCAGGCGATAATCTAATATCAACTAATTCTTTAAGCCATGAGTAGGCAAACTTCATTTAGTGAGCACGAAGCTGGAGAGCAGATGAATAAATATTGGATCGTTCACGTCGGTGGAAAGCGTCGTACCTTGTCGGGCACTGATTTCATAAACTTTTCCCGAACTGTAAACGTAACTGGCCAAGCCGCTTCTCAGCGTATACGCTGTTTGGCCGTTAATCAGTATTTTTGTGTAATTGTTCAAGCTTGGATCCTCGCTTAATCCACTAGAATTCTCGATCCATGCTTCAATTGAAGTTTGGGTAACATTTAGATAAACCCTGACCACATATGTAACAGTGCTGTTTGCAAAAGTGACAGCATCAATATTAGGGGAAGCGCTTGAGGGGTATTGGATCGATTGAGCGGGAAGAAGCGTTAAACTTTGGGCCGGATACTCGAACGTATATCCGATCGAAGAATTGGTATATGTCTTCCAGGCAGTCGTTTGAGCGGGACTCTGCGTTGATAACGTTGTGATGGTCGGCTCATGCAGGCTGTATTTAGCTGTATCGCTGGCGATCTGCTGGTTGCGGACGTCGGTAAATTTCAGGCCGGGTGTCAGCGGATCATATCCGCTATTGATCTGAAATCCGTCTGTCCAATCGTTTTGCGCTACGATGTCCCGCCTATCCGTATATTTCAACGTCGGCTCTGTCTTGTAAATATTGACCTCGTCGCCGTCAGCCAGCCCATCCGAGTCGCTGTCGGCGGTTACAGGATTGGTGCCTGCCACAAATTCATTGTAATTGCTCAGCCCATCATTGTCAGGATCCGCATCATCGCCGCAAACGGTTTGATTATCGCAGACCTCTTTATTGAAGTACTGATTCAGCCAGACCTTGGGTAATTTAGTGGTAACAGCCGTAACTACAGGCGCGGCGGTCTTTTTTGCGCCCAGCAGGAAGTAGGCAAGCAATCCCAAAACTATCAGCACGACAATCCCAACAACTATGTAAATCCACTTGCTCCGAAAGAAAGACGGTTCAGATTCTTCAGGCATAAGATTAGGCGAACCATATTCCGGCGGCGGCGGGACGGAGGGCACTGAAGCCGGCCTTGACGGCAAGGGCGAAGGGGCAATAGAAGATCTGACGGGAGCCGGAACGGGCGGCTGAACAGCCGGATCAAAGCGCCCTTCCTGCGGCATGACCTGAAAGGAAAGATCGGATGGTTCGACCGGCAAATTAGCTGGAGTTGGTTTTTGAGGGTCCATATTTATTTTTTAATTTTAATTAATTATTAATATTATTTTAAAACTGATTTAAAAAACGAACATCATTCTGGTAAAACATCCGGATGTCGGGAATGTTGTATTTCAGCATAGCAATTCTCAATGTTCCTAATCCAAAAGCAAATCCGCTATATTTGTCTTTTGGGTAGCCAGCATATTTAAACACTTTAGGGTGGACCATCCCAGAACCCAAAACTTCAAGCCAGCCGGATTGACTGCAAATTGAACAGCCTTTTTGGTTGCAAAAAATACAACTCATCAAAACCTCAATACTCGGTTCAGTGAAAGGAAAATATGACGGACGGAACTGGACTTTAATCCGATCGCCAAATAAGGACTTAAATAATCGCGTTAATGTGCCTTTCAAATCTGCTACGCTAATTTTTTCTCCAACAACCAAGCCTTCAACCTGATAAAAAGTATGTTCGTGCCGGGCGTCAGTTGCCTCATTGCGGAAAGTCCTACCGGGTATTATAACAGAAAAAGGCGGTTTGCGGTTTTCCATGATGCGCGCCTGCATCGGGCTGGTATGGGTGCGCAACAGCAATTTACTGTCCTTTAAATAGAAAGTATCAAACATATCCCGTGCAGGATGGTCACTCGGAATATTCAACGCTTCAAAATTATAATAATCGGTTTCGATCTCGTCACCCAACATCACGCCGAATCCCATAGACTTAAAAATATTCACAATCTCTCGTTGAGTCTGGGTGATCGGATGCAAATGGCCCAAGGACGGCTTCTCGCCGTCAATTGTCAGGTCAATAAACTCCTTCTTGCCGGAATTCTTAATGCTGCGGCGCTTTTGATCGATCAGGCGCCAGATCTCGATCTTAACTTCGTTGGCATCTTTGCCTAAAGATTTGCGCTGACGCTCATCAAGGTTTTTTAAGGAACGCAAAATATTCGTAAGTTTGCCCTGTTTCCTTCCAAAATACTTAACAACCAGCTCATCAAGACCGGCCAGATCTTTTACCGGCCCGAGCTCCTGGATCGCCTGGTCGTGAAGTTGCTTAAGACTTTCTATCATTTTTAGTCAATAAATAAGATTCCAAAAAAACCAGCGTTAGGACAAGCAATCCGCCGGAAAGCCAGCTGAATAAACCGCGGCTTAGCAGAAAAAGAGAAAGCACTAAAAGTATCGTAAACCACAATCCCTGCCTGGCGGCTTGCGTCAAATAGCGGTTCAGCAGTTCCCTTTGGCCGAGGCTCCTTCGGAGGAAGAATCCGGCTAGCGTTATTAAGGAAAAAATAAAACCCGCGAACAAAAAATAAAACAGAATTATATTGCCTGTCCGGTCGGGTCCCAGAGATCTTATCAGTACTATGAGCCCCGTTCCAAAACCCAGGCCGGCAATAATTAAGCCCAAAATAGATAGTTTGATTTTCTGCAATTTTTTATGTCCGAGTAAGTTTAATTATGCCAGTTTTAGCAATTTAATGCAAAACTACCCCTCCAAATGCCTAAATTTACGTTCGCGCCTTATGGCGCTCACCTTGGGCAGCGCCGGAAGCTACCGCACTCGCTTCCGTCGACGCTCGACGCAGGCTTAGGCCTCGTCTCGCTTCTGCCCGTGTAAATTCAGGCCACAATATTACTCTCCAAATGCCTAAATTTACACTCATGCGACTTTTCCATGTCTTTTTCCATAAAACCGTCGGTTTTTATGGTTTCCACGATCTCTTCAATTGATTCCAACAGCTTTACTTTAAGTTTTTCAATATCTTCTTTCGTTCCAAGGAATTTCAAGGGATCATCCAGCGCTTTAAAATACCAATAACTTAAGCTGTTGATCTTCTCCTTGAATCCTTCTTCGGCAGCCCATTGATAGATCAGAAGCTGGTCGCGGTCGACCTGTTCAAGTTTAACCCTGGGTTCGCCGGTTTTATAATCAATGATATCGATCGAACCGTCAGAATTCGCGTCAGCGCGGTCAATGCGGCCTTTGAACTTATATTCCCCCAGTTTCAGCCGGAACGATTGTTCCAAATATTTTGGGAGCTTTGGGTCATTACAGAATTTTTCGTAAAATTTATCAAGATATTTAAGGCCATCGGCGCGGTAGGCCTGCTTGTTGATCTTATCCGGATACCAATCATCCACCCAGGATTCGCTGTAAAACCTGACCAATGTTTCTTTTTTGGGTATCTGAATGCCGGTCTGTTTCTGGCCGAACAGGTCCTGCTGAGAAAAAGTGTTCAACTGAACAACATGCGTTAAAAACTTTTTGAGAGTATTGTGCATGGTTTGGCCGAACGACAACGCTGCCGCACCGGGCAAAGGCAATTTGTAAATATATTTATATTTGTATTCA
Coding sequences within it:
- the pheS gene encoding phenylalanine--tRNA ligase subunit alpha, with amino-acid sequence MIESLKQLHDQAIQELGPVKDLAGLDELVVKYFGRKQGKLTNILRSLKNLDERQRKSLGKDANEVKIEIWRLIDQKRRSIKNSGKKEFIDLTIDGEKPSLGHLHPITQTQREIVNIFKSMGFGVMLGDEIETDYYNFEALNIPSDHPARDMFDTFYLKDSKLLLRTHTSPMQARIMENRKPPFSVIIPGRTFRNEATDARHEHTFYQVEGLVVGEKISVADLKGTLTRLFKSLFGDRIKVQFRPSYFPFTEPSIEVLMSCIFCNQKGCSICSQSGWLEVLGSGMVHPKVFKYAGYPKDKYSGFAFGLGTLRIAMLKYNIPDIRMFYQNDVRFLNQF
- the pheT gene encoding phenylalanine--tRNA ligase subunit beta, with the protein product MKFAYSWLKELVDIRLSPDKLAEFLSLHAFETEADADQKVFSGIIVAKVTKIEKHPNADRLRIITLTDGRNTFGPVVCGAWNFDVGATVPLALPGGIIPHDQHDPDGKPFTLSKAIIRGVESQGMICSAKELGLGADGGGILLLDSGSKLGEPFAIKNSSSEPMLDVSVPANRPDLISYRGVAWEISALTGAKYKIKNKKSKLANLPSKVLKVRISDPALCSKYIGVRLVNIKIKESPKFIQDRLKLSGMRPINNVVDITNYVMLEIGQPLHAFDATMVTGPINVRKAYLNESLKTLDGVERKLTTNMLVIADAKKPLAIAGVMGGAESAVIDFTGEVILEAANFNSVSIRRTARNLGLRTDASSRFEKSLPVGLAMAAAEYAVELLVKYASAKPLEYAEAGIKKEKPITVKVDAKKVNALLGTDISVSEQERILKRFGFALQASHSTLQVTVPFWRPDVRIWEDLAEEIVRFEGLDKIPDALAPLPNSSGMTDQIVDEHERVADLLTGMGFNEAYTYSFVPESIFDKYGIDRKQAVEIANPMSSDQQYLRQGLGMNYERLIGQNGRYVSEESLFEIGNVYRKTNGSVEEHTNLFLICFSKTRQPAGKLIGSIRELFGRLGVEMSIAQVDEEMGEVSADGEKLGPIRAVNEELKWAAAELNFEKLIKHIKPKQFVPPSKYPAEELDAAILVREDLPWGEIKELILKSNKQLIKSATLFDVYQGKNVSPGKKSLGFRIVYQADNRTLKDEEVTKIHKEILNELKSKFHAEIRD